A single Chlamydia suis DNA region contains:
- the lpxD gene encoding UDP-3-O-(3-hydroxymyristoyl)glucosamine N-acyltransferase, translated as MSQPIYSLKQLADFLNVELHGNGATLISGVEEIGEAKAAHITFLDNEKYAKHLKSSEAGAIILSRTQFQKYRELNKNFLVVSESPSLAFQKCLELFITPVDSGFPGIHPTAVIHPTAVIEEHVCIEPYAVICQHAHIGAACHIGTGSVIGAHSSVGEHSYIYPRVVIRERVSIGKRVIIQPGAIIGSCGFGYVTSAFGQHKHLKHLGKVIIEDDVEIGANTTIDRGRFKHSIIREGSKIDNLVQIAHQVEVGQHSMVVAQAGIAGSTKIGNHVIIGGQAGITGHICITDHVIMMAQTGVTKSITSPGIYGGAPARPYQEIHRQVAKVRNLPRLEERVAALEKLVQKLEALSEQH; from the coding sequence ATGTCCCAACCCATTTACTCTCTTAAACAGTTAGCTGATTTTTTAAACGTCGAGCTTCACGGAAATGGAGCCACTCTTATTTCCGGAGTTGAAGAGATTGGGGAAGCAAAAGCGGCACACATTACTTTCTTAGACAATGAAAAATATGCTAAGCATTTGAAGTCTTCGGAAGCTGGCGCCATTATTCTTTCTCGAACACAATTCCAAAAATATCGAGAGCTGAACAAAAATTTCTTGGTAGTGTCAGAGTCCCCCTCTTTAGCTTTTCAGAAGTGCTTGGAATTGTTCATTACTCCAGTAGATTCGGGATTTCCGGGTATTCATCCCACGGCGGTTATCCACCCTACAGCGGTTATTGAAGAACATGTTTGTATCGAGCCTTATGCTGTAATTTGCCAACATGCGCATATTGGAGCAGCTTGTCATATTGGAACGGGAAGCGTTATCGGGGCTCATTCATCTGTTGGAGAGCATTCTTATATTTATCCTCGAGTTGTGATTAGGGAAAGAGTTTCTATCGGCAAGCGAGTCATCATTCAACCTGGAGCCATTATAGGTTCTTGTGGATTTGGCTATGTCACAAGTGCTTTTGGACAACATAAACATTTGAAACACTTGGGGAAAGTAATTATTGAAGATGATGTAGAGATCGGAGCTAATACAACTATTGACAGAGGAAGATTTAAACACAGCATCATACGTGAAGGCTCTAAAATTGATAACCTTGTACAAATTGCACACCAGGTAGAGGTTGGTCAACACAGCATGGTTGTAGCGCAAGCAGGAATTGCGGGATCAACAAAAATCGGCAATCATGTAATTATTGGCGGACAAGCCGGCATAACTGGACATATTTGTATTACAGATCACGTGATCATGATGGCACAAACAGGTGTTACAAAATCTATCACCTCCCCAGGAATCTACGGAGGGGCTCCTGCTCGTCCATACCAAGAGATTCATCGCCAAGTAGCCAAAGTACGCAATCTTCCTCGCCTTGAAGAACGCGTTGCAGCACTGGAGAAGTTGGTTCAGAAGCTAGAGGCTTTGTCCGAACAGCACTGA
- a CDS encoding OmpH family outer membrane protein, which produces MKKLLLFISLSLVSSPAFAASSTSTIGIVNLRRCLEESALGKKEAAEFEKMKKQFSNSMGKMEEELSSIYSKLQDDDYMEGLSESAATELRKKFEELSAEYNTAQGQYYQILNQSNLKRMQKIMDEVKKASEIVRVQEGLSVLLNEDVVLAIDASADKTDDIIKILDDSFQNN; this is translated from the coding sequence ATGAAAAAGCTCTTATTGTTTATCTCACTGTCTTTGGTTTCTTCACCCGCATTTGCAGCAAGTTCTACTAGTACGATCGGGATTGTTAACCTACGTCGCTGTCTAGAAGAATCTGCTCTGGGCAAAAAAGAAGCTGCTGAATTTGAAAAAATGAAAAAACAATTCTCAAACAGCATGGGAAAGATGGAAGAAGAACTCTCTTCTATTTACTCGAAACTTCAAGACGACGACTACATGGAAGGTTTGTCCGAATCTGCAGCAACAGAGCTGAGAAAAAAATTCGAAGAGCTATCAGCCGAATACAATACCGCTCAGGGACAGTATTACCAAATACTAAATCAAAGCAATCTCAAACGCATGCAAAAAATCATGGACGAAGTGAAAAAAGCTTCTGAAATTGTTCGCGTTCAGGAAGGCCTTTCGGTGCTTCTTAACGAAGATGTTGTATTAGCCATTGATGCCTCTGCAGACAAAACGGACGATATCATTAAAATTCTTGATGATTCTTTTCAAAATAATTAA